The Carnobacterium sp. 17-4 genome has a window encoding:
- a CDS encoding helix-turn-helix transcriptional regulator translates to MQNKIEQLRKDKGLTQADLAKACNVTRQTVNAIENNKYDPTLQLAFSLSKILNTEVDKLFTPD, encoded by the coding sequence ATGCAAAATAAAATTGAACAATTACGTAAAGATAAAGGGCTGACACAAGCTGACTTAGCAAAAGCCTGTAATGTAACCCGCCAAACTGTCAATGCTATCGAAAACAATAAATATGACCCTACTCTACAATTGGCCTTTTCATTATCTAAAATACTGAACACCGAAGTTGATAAGCTCTTTACTCCAGACTGA
- the rimI gene encoding ribosomal protein S18-alanine N-acetyltransferase, whose product MLKKFKQWFINEEFMVLTNQMGSKKKLAKRAQLENKTFLLVDGSLLQASIGSEADIYDILKIETLCYNGKTPWNKKALEHEIKTNTRSIYLIVRKSKQAIGFIGAWLVDEEAHVTNVAVIPGHQKQGIATFLISELQTISQHEGMKRMSLEVRVSNENAQRLYSKLGFEKGKIKKAYYTGDREDALEMSKPL is encoded by the coding sequence ATGTTGAAAAAATTTAAGCAATGGTTTATTAATGAGGAATTTATGGTGCTTACTAATCAAATGGGTTCCAAAAAAAAGTTGGCGAAACGAGCACAACTTGAAAATAAGACCTTTCTGTTGGTTGACGGTTCTCTTTTGCAAGCTTCGATTGGATCAGAAGCTGATATTTACGATATTTTAAAAATAGAAACACTTTGTTACAATGGGAAAACACCGTGGAATAAAAAAGCATTAGAACATGAAATCAAAACAAATACTCGCTCTATTTACTTAATTGTTCGAAAATCTAAGCAAGCAATTGGCTTCATTGGGGCTTGGTTAGTAGACGAAGAAGCTCATGTAACAAATGTAGCTGTCATTCCAGGTCATCAAAAACAAGGAATTGCTACATTTTTGATTTCGGAATTGCAAACAATTTCCCAACACGAAGGCATGAAAAGAATGAGTTTAGAGGTTCGTGTTTCAAATGAAAATGCACAACGTTTGTACAGCAAACTTGGTTTTGAAAAAGGGAAGATAAAAAAAGCATACTATACCGGTGACCGAGAAGATGCACTGGAAATGAGTAAGCCGTTATGA
- a CDS encoding CsbD family protein, with amino-acid sequence MEKDNGMKDKLKGIKDKVVGEAKDSYGDATNDHSKQAEGKAQKTKGEFHKKVGKVKSDLDDKNNK; translated from the coding sequence ATGGAAAAAGATAACGGAATGAAGGATAAACTTAAAGGTATTAAAGATAAGGTTGTTGGTGAAGCCAAAGATTCTTATGGTGATGCTACAAATGACCATAGCAAACAAGCTGAAGGTAAAGCTCAAAAAACCAAAGGCGAATTTCACAAAAAGGTCGGCAAAGTAAAAAGCGACTTAGATGATAAGAACAACAAGTAA
- the groES gene encoding co-chaperone GroES: MLKPLGDRVIIEVAKEEEKTISGIVLPGSAQEKPQTGSVIAVGEGRVLENGSTLALSVKVGDTVLFEKYAGTEVKYDGKEYLVVKEHDIVAVID; this comes from the coding sequence GTGTTAAAACCATTAGGAGATCGTGTCATCATTGAAGTTGCTAAAGAAGAAGAAAAAACAATCAGTGGTATTGTTTTACCGGGTTCAGCTCAAGAAAAACCTCAAACAGGTTCTGTAATAGCTGTTGGGGAAGGTCGCGTTTTAGAAAACGGATCGACATTAGCTTTGTCAGTTAAAGTAGGCGACACCGTATTATTTGAAAAATACGCTGGAACAGAAGTGAAGTACGACGGAAAAGAATATTTAGTGGTCAAAGAGCACGATATCGTTGCAGTCATAGATTAA
- a CDS encoding AI-2E family transporter: MNDLKEILSQSVKGIKGYFKAALKLSALTFILLCIGFVIIGIDHWGLKALGIAIVDMVPILGSGIIMIPWALVYFFMGNTTMAWQLGLLYIVINVIRQVAEPFVTGREIGVRPLYTFISTIACILLFGPFGAILGALIAIVIKAVYEVKMVRKSYPSK, translated from the coding sequence ATGAATGATTTAAAAGAAATTTTATCTCAATCAGTAAAAGGGATCAAAGGGTATTTTAAAGCAGCATTGAAATTGTCTGCATTGACCTTTATCCTATTATGTATTGGGTTTGTTATCATTGGAATTGATCATTGGGGATTAAAAGCTTTAGGTATTGCTATTGTAGATATGGTTCCAATTTTAGGAAGTGGAATCATCATGATTCCGTGGGCATTGGTTTATTTCTTTATGGGAAATACCACAATGGCTTGGCAACTTGGCTTACTGTATATTGTTATCAACGTAATCCGCCAAGTTGCTGAACCGTTTGTTACAGGTAGAGAAATTGGTGTCAGACCTCTTTACACCTTTATTTCGACTATAGCTTGTATATTGCTATTTGGTCCATTTGGAGCTATATTAGGAGCGCTCATAGCCATAGTAATAAAAGCAGTTTACGAAGTGAAAATGGTCCGGAAAAGTTATCCAAGTAAATAG
- a CDS encoding CPBP family intramembrane glutamic endopeptidase translates to MKKLTSHTSILIILFYLIAQFLPVIIISLAPKNLQTEASVYGTIFSFTLGAAVMLLLNRKSTIRNSLTLSPSLPRKSVIYWGIAGIPLVLLAQYIANLIEILLLGIPIDSVNTQNILVFVDNYPIYIIVVSIMGPIMEEFVFRKVIFGFLYDLTGGIGAAVISSLIFAFMHFDGHILLYSAMAFVFCFLYSKTKNIATPIITHIIMNTVVILVNLL, encoded by the coding sequence ATGAAGAAACTTACGAGTCACACATCGATTTTAATTATTTTATTTTATTTAATTGCTCAATTTTTACCGGTCATCATTATTTCCCTAGCTCCAAAAAATTTACAGACTGAAGCTTCCGTTTATGGGACGATTTTTAGTTTTACTTTAGGCGCAGCAGTTATGCTCTTACTTAATCGAAAATCTACCATACGAAATTCTTTGACATTAAGCCCATCATTACCTAGAAAGAGTGTTATCTATTGGGGTATTGCCGGAATCCCTCTGGTGCTACTCGCTCAATACATCGCAAATTTAATTGAAATTTTACTATTAGGAATTCCAATAGATTCTGTTAATACTCAAAATATACTAGTGTTCGTTGATAATTATCCAATTTACATAATTGTTGTCTCTATTATGGGACCAATTATGGAAGAATTTGTCTTCAGAAAAGTTATTTTTGGTTTTTTATATGATCTCACTGGTGGAATAGGTGCTGCGGTGATCAGTTCTCTTATCTTTGCTTTCATGCATTTTGATGGACATATTTTATTGTACTCTGCTATGGCTTTTGTCTTTTGTTTTCTATATAGTAAAACTAAAAATATTGCCACTCCCATTATCACCCATATTATTATGAACACAGTAGTTATATTAGTAAATTTATTATAA
- the rimI gene encoding ribosomal protein S18-alanine N-acetyltransferase: protein MDNYLNEKTVFLFNQNGNLTAYELFQLAEGSYPNGSPWPVEAYKSELAGFHNKYGIAFQKGEKVGFIGYTQLFDEAEITTFGILKPFKNQGIGQSFLSAFIKQLKTEEIKTVFLEVREQNKAAIAVYERAGFETIALRKNYYHDPVDHALIMQLKI from the coding sequence ATGGATAATTATTTAAATGAAAAGACAGTTTTTTTATTTAATCAAAATGGGAATTTAACAGCATATGAATTATTTCAACTGGCTGAAGGTAGTTATCCTAATGGGAGCCCTTGGCCTGTTGAAGCGTATAAAAGTGAATTAGCAGGATTTCATAACAAATACGGAATAGCTTTTCAAAAAGGAGAGAAAGTTGGATTTATAGGGTATACTCAACTTTTTGATGAGGCAGAAATTACCACATTTGGAATTCTAAAGCCTTTTAAAAATCAAGGGATCGGCCAATCCTTTTTAAGCGCGTTTATCAAACAGTTGAAAACTGAAGAAATCAAAACAGTCTTTTTAGAAGTTCGAGAGCAGAATAAAGCTGCGATTGCTGTATATGAAAGAGCTGGTTTTGAAACAATTGCGCTGCGCAAAAATTATTACCATGACCCAGTTGATCATGCCTTGATCATGCAGCTGAAAATTTAA
- a CDS encoding ABC-F family ATP-binding cassette domain-containing protein, producing MILLQAQHVARYFGADVLFENIYLEIQDNSRIALVGRNGTGKSTLLKMIADIEQPDAGKIVKGKQVTIGYLAQNTGLSSEKSIWDEMLTVFEPVIQLEKDMRTIEQQLGDPALLSNEELYKSTLDRYDHIQNRFREENGFSYQAEIRSVLHGFRFYEDDYNKHISQLSGGQKTRLALAKLLLEKKDLLILDEPTNHLDIETLSWLESYLQSYTGALLIVSHDRYFLDKVVNEVYEISRQKISHYKGNYSKYLDLKAAQLEQEWKEFEKQQGEIAKLEDFVSRNLVRASTTKRAQSRRKQLEKMDRIDKPQGDEKSARFSFKSEKESGNVVLTLANGAIGYDDTILSSPIELDVRKYDSIALVGPNGIGKSTLLKSLIGQLPLIQGEKHLGTNVLLGYYDQEQSDLNSTKSVLAELWDEHPTTSEKDIRSILGSFLFSGADVEKTVSSLSGGEKARLALAKLAMNKNNFLMLDEPTNHLDIDSKEVLENALIDFDGTLLFVSHDRYFINRIATTIIELSENGSTLYLGDYDYYLAKKAEQEELRLLAEAKTAETSKVESVPTVKGNREINKAEQKILRQLTRRIETIEAEMDELETIITNCETQLIDPEVFGDHLRVQELNTEITIAQEKLDSLVSEWEEKSLQLEELQ from the coding sequence ATGATTCTATTACAAGCGCAACATGTTGCTCGTTATTTTGGAGCAGATGTGTTGTTTGAAAATATTTATTTAGAGATTCAAGATAACTCACGCATTGCATTGGTGGGTAGAAATGGTACAGGAAAATCAACACTTCTAAAAATGATTGCAGATATCGAGCAGCCTGATGCCGGAAAGATTGTCAAAGGAAAACAAGTGACCATTGGCTATTTAGCTCAAAATACTGGTTTATCTTCTGAAAAAAGCATTTGGGATGAAATGTTAACAGTCTTTGAACCGGTCATTCAACTAGAAAAAGATATGCGTACAATTGAACAACAACTCGGAGATCCTGCATTACTTTCTAATGAAGAACTCTACAAGTCAACTTTAGACCGCTATGATCACATTCAAAATCGCTTTCGTGAAGAAAATGGATTTAGTTATCAAGCTGAGATTCGTTCTGTCTTGCACGGATTTCGTTTTTACGAAGACGACTATAACAAACACATCAGCCAGCTTTCTGGTGGACAAAAAACTCGATTAGCTTTAGCCAAATTATTATTAGAAAAGAAAGACCTACTGATTCTTGATGAACCGACAAACCATTTGGACATCGAAACGTTAAGTTGGTTAGAAAGTTATTTACAGTCTTATACTGGAGCACTACTGATTGTCTCTCATGACCGTTACTTTCTAGATAAAGTAGTAAATGAAGTTTATGAAATTAGTCGCCAAAAAATCTCTCATTACAAAGGAAATTATTCGAAATATTTGGACTTAAAGGCTGCTCAACTTGAACAAGAATGGAAAGAATTTGAAAAACAACAAGGTGAAATAGCAAAACTTGAAGATTTTGTCAGTCGCAATTTAGTTCGTGCTTCAACAACTAAGCGTGCACAAAGTCGGCGTAAGCAACTAGAAAAAATGGACCGGATAGATAAACCTCAAGGAGATGAAAAGTCTGCTCGTTTCTCTTTTAAATCAGAAAAAGAAAGTGGAAATGTTGTCTTAACCTTGGCTAATGGTGCCATTGGCTATGATGATACTATTTTATCCAGCCCTATCGAATTAGATGTACGAAAATACGATTCTATTGCTTTAGTGGGGCCCAACGGTATTGGGAAATCAACTTTATTAAAATCATTAATTGGACAACTTCCTTTGATTCAAGGCGAAAAGCACTTAGGAACAAATGTATTATTGGGTTATTATGACCAAGAACAATCCGATTTGAATTCAACGAAATCTGTATTGGCTGAACTTTGGGATGAACATCCGACTACTTCTGAAAAAGATATTCGCTCCATTTTAGGCAGTTTTTTATTTTCTGGTGCTGATGTAGAAAAAACTGTCTCTTCACTAAGTGGAGGAGAAAAAGCACGTCTGGCTTTAGCTAAGCTGGCAATGAACAAAAATAATTTTCTAATGTTAGATGAACCAACAAACCATTTGGATATCGATAGTAAAGAGGTTTTAGAAAATGCGTTAATTGATTTTGATGGAACCTTATTATTCGTTTCTCATGACCGCTATTTTATCAACCGAATTGCGACTACAATCATCGAACTATCTGAAAATGGCAGCACCCTTTATTTAGGTGATTATGACTATTACCTTGCAAAAAAGGCTGAGCAAGAGGAGTTGCGTTTGCTGGCTGAAGCGAAGACCGCTGAGACGTCCAAGGTTGAATCTGTTCCAACAGTCAAAGGAAATCGTGAAATCAACAAAGCAGAACAAAAAATACTTCGCCAGTTGACACGTCGTATTGAAACAATTGAAGCAGAAATGGATGAACTTGAAACGATTATTACAAACTGCGAAACACAATTAATTGATCCAGAAGTATTTGGAGATCATTTACGTGTACAAGAACTGAACACCGAAATTACTATTGCTCAAGAAAAACTAGATAGTTTAGTGAGTGAATGGGAAGAAAAAAGCTTACAATTAGAAGAATTACAGTAA
- the tsaD gene encoding tRNA (adenosine(37)-N6)-threonylcarbamoyltransferase complex transferase subunit TsaD, with protein sequence MTIKRNLILAIESSCDETSVAVVEDGTIVHSNIVASQIKSHMRFGGVVPEIASRHHVEQITQCIEEAMTEADVSYEDLSAVAVTQGPGLVGALLIGVNAAKAVAFAHQLPLIAVNHMAGHIYANRLIKPLVFPLLALVVSGGHTELVYMKEDGDYTIIGETRDDAAGEAYDKIGRVLGLSYPGGKKIDEMAHLGEDTYHFPRAMLKEDNYDFSFSGLKSSFINTVHNANQKGEPLNDINLAASFQASVIEVLVSKTLRAAKEFNIKQLLLAGGVAANKGLRDTLTKVVAEELPDVELIIPPLSLCGDNAAMIGAAASIQYQKDQFSDYALNAKPGLTFN encoded by the coding sequence ATGACTATAAAGAGAAATCTAATTTTAGCAATTGAATCAAGTTGCGATGAAACTAGTGTGGCAGTGGTTGAAGATGGGACGATTGTTCATTCAAATATTGTTGCTTCACAAATTAAAAGCCACATGCGTTTCGGTGGAGTAGTGCCTGAAATAGCCAGTCGACATCATGTTGAACAGATTACCCAATGCATTGAGGAAGCGATGACTGAAGCTGACGTTAGTTATGAGGACCTATCGGCAGTAGCTGTTACACAAGGACCGGGATTAGTTGGAGCACTTTTGATTGGGGTTAACGCTGCAAAGGCCGTGGCTTTTGCGCACCAATTACCGTTGATTGCTGTCAACCATATGGCAGGCCACATTTATGCCAATCGTTTGATTAAACCGCTTGTTTTTCCGCTCTTAGCATTAGTTGTTAGTGGGGGACATACTGAACTGGTTTATATGAAGGAAGATGGAGACTACACAATTATTGGCGAAACAAGAGATGATGCAGCAGGAGAAGCCTATGATAAAATCGGTCGAGTATTAGGATTATCTTATCCTGGTGGGAAAAAAATAGACGAGATGGCTCATCTTGGAGAAGACACTTATCATTTCCCAAGAGCTATGTTGAAAGAAGATAACTATGATTTTAGTTTTAGTGGATTAAAAAGTTCCTTTATCAATACTGTTCATAATGCCAATCAAAAAGGAGAACCACTTAATGACATAAATTTAGCTGCTAGTTTTCAAGCAAGTGTGATTGAAGTCTTAGTTTCAAAAACGCTAAGAGCTGCTAAAGAATTTAATATAAAGCAATTACTTTTAGCAGGAGGAGTAGCTGCAAATAAAGGGTTGCGTGATACGCTTACGAAAGTTGTGGCTGAAGAATTGCCGGATGTAGAATTGATCATTCCACCATTGTCGCTGTGCGGAGATAATGCAGCTATGATCGGAGCGGCAGCTTCAATTCAGTATCAAAAAGATCAATTTTCGGATTATGCGTTGAATGCTAAACCAGGATTAACATTTAACTAA
- the tsaB gene encoding tRNA (adenosine(37)-N6)-threonylcarbamoyltransferase complex dimerization subunit type 1 TsaB: protein MKVLAIDTSNQAMSIAVLDGERIIGEITTNIKRNHSERLMPAIDELMNDVQWKPSELDRIVVAKGPGSYTGLRIGVTIAKTLAWTLGVELVGISSLKTLAGNCESSTHYLVPLFDARRKNIYTGLYQWQNGNLVQVEPDTHISAELWAEHLSRREGTFELIGEDRSLYKDIFEQHLTNRVFEAPLKDHLPKAGVLGLLGIKEEPVDAHMFIPDYLKLAEAEENWRKEHPDQLEEAYVEKI from the coding sequence ATGAAAGTATTGGCAATAGACACTTCTAATCAAGCAATGAGTATTGCAGTGTTAGATGGAGAAAGAATTATAGGAGAGATTACGACAAATATTAAACGGAATCATAGTGAGCGTTTGATGCCTGCTATTGATGAGTTAATGAATGATGTTCAATGGAAACCTAGTGAATTAGATCGAATAGTAGTTGCTAAAGGTCCTGGTTCTTACACGGGTTTACGAATTGGTGTAACGATTGCTAAAACATTAGCGTGGACTTTGGGTGTTGAATTAGTTGGCATTTCTAGTTTGAAAACATTAGCTGGAAATTGTGAATCCTCAACACACTATCTTGTTCCTCTATTTGATGCACGTCGTAAAAATATTTATACCGGCTTATACCAATGGCAAAACGGAAATTTGGTTCAAGTTGAACCCGATACGCATATTTCAGCAGAATTATGGGCTGAGCATTTAAGTAGAAGAGAAGGCACGTTTGAATTAATTGGAGAAGACCGTTCTTTATATAAAGATATATTTGAACAGCATTTAACGAACCGGGTGTTTGAAGCGCCATTAAAAGATCATCTGCCAAAAGCTGGTGTTTTAGGTTTATTAGGGATAAAGGAAGAACCTGTAGATGCACACATGTTCATACCTGACTATTTGAAACTAGCAGAAGCGGAGGAAAATTGGCGTAAAGAGCATCCAGATCAACTGGAGGAAGCTTATGTTGAAAAAATTTAA
- a CDS encoding DUF6241 domain-containing protein: MKKIIIGIVVALAIGGMVFVSFPMIENARENLVEESARHLTKESEAEPQPLAIVDDEPYKNNEAGFMQRIHDMTHQKVYANDKWGALEANEENITMMLSLLDENEYDDEDYYREVLTTWKDGDFSNAVEVHNKIWRAQDGSIGKAKRLLTTEEEQLFVENNF, translated from the coding sequence TTGAAAAAAATTATAATCGGCATAGTCGTAGCACTTGCGATAGGCGGAATGGTGTTTGTATCCTTTCCAATGATTGAAAACGCAAGAGAGAACTTAGTAGAGGAATCAGCGCGTCACCTAACGAAAGAATCCGAAGCAGAACCACAACCATTGGCAATTGTTGACGACGAACCATATAAAAACAATGAAGCGGGATTCATGCAGAGAATTCATGATATGACGCACCAAAAAGTATATGCTAATGACAAATGGGGCGCACTAGAAGCAAACGAAGAAAATATTACTATGATGCTATCTTTATTAGATGAAAATGAATATGACGACGAAGACTATTACCGTGAAGTCTTGACTACATGGAAAGATGGCGACTTTTCAAACGCAGTTGAAGTACATAATAAGATATGGCGTGCACAAGACGGTTCAATCGGGAAAGCAAAACGATTGTTAACCACGGAGGAAGAACAATTATTTGTTGAAAATAACTTTTAA
- a CDS encoding NAD-dependent epimerase/dehydratase family protein: MANILITGATGNIGEVLTAHLKKKHKLILVDIDFSESDKEIIEGTIKKELDLSVLDNWNGLLNGVDYVIQLAGDPSPDAEFYDSLLDLNYKIPHNLYLEASKSESIKRIIFASSIHAVDAYPQNVQVATNDPVRPADLYGVSKVYLEGLASHYAFTTGLESVGLRIGDFKGDDLPALATPDAMSNYLSGKDMCHLVDCCLTATLKEPFLLVNGISNNTFPRLDIDQARVDIGYQPQDNGFKLLGYFTKDE; this comes from the coding sequence ATGGCTAACATATTAATTACTGGAGCAACTGGAAATATTGGAGAAGTCTTAACAGCTCATCTTAAAAAGAAACATAAGTTAATATTAGTGGATATCGATTTTTCTGAGTCAGATAAAGAAATTATCGAAGGTACCATTAAAAAAGAGTTAGATTTATCGGTTTTAGATAACTGGAATGGCTTATTAAATGGAGTAGATTACGTCATTCAATTAGCCGGAGATCCTAGCCCTGATGCAGAATTTTATGATAGTCTTTTAGATTTAAACTATAAAATCCCACATAATCTTTACTTAGAAGCTTCCAAAAGTGAATCAATCAAACGGATTATTTTTGCTAGTTCTATCCATGCTGTTGATGCTTATCCGCAAAATGTACAAGTTGCTACAAATGATCCCGTCCGCCCTGCTGATTTGTATGGGGTATCTAAAGTCTACCTAGAAGGTTTAGCCAGCCATTACGCTTTTACAACCGGACTAGAATCGGTTGGTCTTCGGATTGGAGATTTTAAGGGCGATGACTTGCCTGCATTAGCTACACCAGATGCCATGTCAAATTACTTATCAGGCAAAGATATGTGCCATCTTGTAGACTGCTGTTTGACTGCAACACTGAAAGAACCTTTCTTACTGGTTAATGGTATTTCAAACAACACTTTCCCACGTCTAGATATTGATCAAGCTCGTGTTGATATTGGCTACCAGCCACAAGATAACGGTTTTAAACTACTCGGTTACTTTACAAAAGATGAATAA
- a CDS encoding redox-sensing transcriptional repressor Rex, whose amino-acid sequence MVEKKIPNATARRLPIYYRYLRFLHDSGKVRVSSTELSDAIKVDSATIRRDFSYFGALGKRGYGYDVEDLMNFFSKTLKQDRLTNVALIGVGNLGHALLNYNFHQSNNMRISAAFDINEEIVGTILSGVPIYHMNDMVEQLKIQQIEIVIITIPSDVAQATVDSLVEANVRGILNFTPIRISVPDNVRVQNVDLTNELQTLIYFLDHYKPENE is encoded by the coding sequence ATGGTAGAGAAGAAAATACCCAATGCAACGGCTAGGCGATTGCCGATATATTATCGCTATTTGCGATTCTTACATGATTCCGGAAAAGTACGTGTTTCTTCAACAGAATTGAGCGACGCTATTAAAGTGGATAGTGCAACAATTCGAAGAGACTTCTCTTATTTTGGTGCTTTAGGAAAAAGAGGATACGGATACGATGTTGAAGATTTAATGAATTTCTTTAGCAAAACACTTAAACAAGACCGATTAACCAATGTTGCCTTAATCGGAGTAGGGAATTTAGGACATGCTTTATTGAATTACAACTTTCATCAAAGCAACAACATGCGAATAAGTGCAGCTTTTGATATAAATGAAGAAATTGTTGGCACTATTTTAAGTGGTGTTCCTATTTATCATATGAATGATATGGTTGAACAATTGAAAATTCAACAGATAGAAATTGTGATCATCACTATTCCATCAGATGTAGCACAAGCAACTGTAGATAGTTTAGTTGAAGCAAATGTAAGAGGAATTTTGAATTTTACTCCTATTAGAATATCTGTACCAGACAATGTGAGAGTTCAAAACGTTGATTTGACAAATGAACTGCAAACATTGATTTATTTCTTAGATCATTACAAACCAGAAAATGAGTAA
- the groL gene encoding chaperonin GroEL (60 kDa chaperone family; promotes refolding of misfolded polypeptides especially under stressful conditions; forms two stacked rings of heptamers to form a barrel-shaped 14mer; ends can be capped by GroES; misfolded proteins enter the barrel where they are refolded when GroES binds) has translation MAKDIKFSEDARASMLRGVDILADIVKVTLGPKGRNVVLEKSYGSPLITNDGVTIAKEIELEDHFENMGAQLVSEVASKTNDIAGDGTTTATVLTQAIVREGLKNVTAGANPVGIRRGIEMATRVAVEELLAISKKVDSKESIAQIAAISSGSNETGELVAEAMERVGTDGVITIEESKGIETELGVVEGMQFDRGYLSQYMVTDNDKMEANLENPYILITDKKISNIQEVLPLLEQILQQGRPLLIIADDVDGEALPTLVLNKLRGTFNVVAVKAPGFGDRRKAMLEDIAILTGGTVITEDLGLELKDTEISQLGHASKVVVTKDATTIVEGAGSKESIEHRVALLKAQAAETTSEFDKEKLQERLAKLSGGVAVIKVGAATETELKERKLRIEDALNAARAAVEEGIVSGGGTALINVQRKVSEIEATGDEATGVKIVIRALEEPVRQIVTNAGLEGSVIVEKLKSVDLGVGYNAATDEWVDMIDAGIIDPTKVTRSALQNAASVAALLLTTEAVVANQPKPDAPMGGMGMDPGMGGMM, from the coding sequence ATGGCAAAAGATATTAAATTTTCTGAAGATGCACGTGCATCAATGCTACGCGGAGTAGATATTTTAGCAGATATTGTTAAAGTAACATTAGGACCCAAAGGAAGAAATGTTGTTTTAGAAAAATCTTACGGCTCACCACTTATTACAAACGATGGAGTTACAATCGCAAAAGAAATTGAATTAGAAGATCATTTTGAGAATATGGGAGCACAACTTGTTTCAGAAGTTGCTTCTAAAACAAATGATATTGCTGGAGATGGTACTACAACAGCAACTGTTTTAACTCAAGCTATCGTTCGCGAAGGATTGAAAAATGTAACAGCTGGAGCTAATCCAGTTGGGATTCGCCGCGGAATCGAAATGGCAACAAGAGTTGCTGTAGAAGAATTGCTTGCTATTTCTAAAAAAGTAGACTCAAAAGAATCAATTGCACAAATTGCTGCTATTTCTTCAGGAAGCAATGAAACAGGAGAATTGGTTGCAGAAGCAATGGAACGCGTTGGAACAGATGGCGTTATTACAATTGAAGAATCTAAAGGAATCGAAACAGAATTAGGTGTAGTTGAAGGAATGCAATTTGATCGTGGTTACCTTTCTCAATACATGGTAACAGATAACGATAAAATGGAAGCAAACTTAGAAAACCCTTATATTTTGATTACCGATAAAAAAATCTCAAATATTCAAGAAGTTCTTCCTTTATTGGAACAAATTTTACAACAAGGACGTCCATTGTTGATCATTGCTGATGATGTTGATGGAGAAGCTCTTCCAACATTAGTATTGAATAAATTACGTGGAACATTTAATGTTGTAGCAGTTAAAGCTCCAGGATTTGGTGATCGTCGTAAAGCTATGCTTGAAGATATTGCTATCTTAACTGGCGGAACAGTTATTACTGAAGATTTAGGTCTTGAATTGAAAGATACTGAAATCAGTCAATTAGGACATGCAAGTAAAGTAGTTGTGACGAAAGATGCTACTACAATCGTTGAAGGAGCTGGCTCAAAAGAGTCTATTGAACACCGTGTAGCCTTGCTTAAAGCTCAAGCAGCAGAAACAACTTCTGAATTTGATAAAGAAAAATTACAAGAACGTCTAGCTAAACTTTCTGGCGGAGTTGCAGTTATCAAAGTTGGAGCTGCTACTGAAACAGAATTGAAAGAACGTAAATTACGTATTGAAGATGCTTTAAATGCAGCTCGTGCAGCTGTTGAAGAAGGAATCGTTTCTGGTGGTGGAACAGCTTTAATCAATGTTCAACGTAAAGTATCAGAAATTGAAGCAACAGGCGATGAAGCAACAGGTGTGAAAATTGTGATTCGTGCTCTTGAAGAACCTGTTCGTCAAATCGTGACAAATGCCGGTCTTGAAGGATCTGTAATTGTTGAAAAACTAAAAAGCGTAGACTTAGGCGTAGGATACAACGCAGCTACTGATGAATGGGTAGACATGATTGATGCTGGGATCATTGACCCAACTAAAGTAACTCGTTCGGCTTTGCAAAATGCAGCTAGTGTTGCAGCATTATTGTTAACAACTGAAGCAGTTGTTGCAAACCAACCAAAACCTGACGCTCCAATGGGCGGAATGGGAATGGATCCTGGAATGGGCGGCATGATGTAA